tatatatatatatatatatatatatatagtctttataatccgtttcgTCATTGAACATGAatgaacattgatgttcatcaacatttaacattgtcacgttattgatgggaagaTTCATGTTTAGACAACACATGATTGGCCTGAGCGGCGAGGAGACATcgagagtgacaagcggtagaaaatggattagaaaggaaagggaaaaaaataaaatcaaaaaatatttattttttttaacttgggacttcctgtgagccggattttggatgctggggggccggattcggcccgcgggccatagtttggggacccctgctctagaaagtGGATTGATGAAAAGTGAGATGGGAAATATTTGTTTTCCAGACGTATTTGTTGAACAATAAAAACCTAAACCTTACTTTTACTTTCTAAAATATTCACATTGAATACAGTTTGTCTAATAATTCTAAATGGCATTCCCTTGACTCCAAATAATCCACCGAGTCAGCAAAGTAGAAGTGATGCACGTATGAATATGAacacaaatatgaacacaaatatgaatatgaacacaaatatgaacacaaatatgaatatgaatacaaatatgaatatgaatacaaatatgaatatgaacacaaatatgaatatgaacacaaatatgaatacaaatatgaatatgaacacaaatatgaatatgaacacaaatatgaatatgaatacaaatatgaatatgaacacaaatatgaatatgaatacaaatatgaatatgaacacaaatatgaatatgaatacaaatatgaatatgaatacaaatatgaatatgaacacaaatatgaatatgaatacaaatgtatttaagtaTGTATAGTAGTCTACACATTAAGTTAATAAATCATAACATGGCCGTTTctcaaacaattaaaaaaaacataaaacaagttgaaaataaaataaaataaagttataaATAAAGTAAATCATATTTGATGATGTTGTATGATGTAAGAACACCTCCTAGTTACTAAAGATAATAATTGTCATGAGTCTCTCCATACAAAGCCAGGATGTCCTGAGATGACCTTTGACCCAGCAGGTCTCTACAGGCCACTGGCGGCTGTGAgtggcaggaagaaaagctctgactgtgTGTTTGGTTACCATGAATAAACTTCAACACTCCAAATTTGAAGACTCATCCTTTTGAGGTTATATTTGTGTCCACACGGTATTTCCACTTGGTACCGAGTCAGTGTGACCACTACTACCTCTTGGTACCGAGTCAGTATGACCACTACTACCTCTTGGTACCGAGTCAGTGTGACCACTACTACCTCTTGGTACCGAGTCAGTATGACCACTACTACCTCTTGGTACCGAGTCAGTGTGACCATTACTACCTCTTGGTACCTAGTGAGTATGACCACTAATACCTCTTGGTACCGAGTCAGTATGACCACTACTACCTCTTGGTACCTAGTGAGTATGACCACTATTACCTCTTGGTACCTAGTGAGTATGACCACTACTACCTCTTGGTACCTAGTGAGTATGACCACTACTACCTCTTGGTACCTAGTGAGTATGACCACTACTACCTCTTTGTACCGAGTCAGTGTGACCACTACTACCTCTTTGTACCGAGTCAGTGTGACCACTACTACCTCTTGGTACCTAGTGAGTATGACCACTACTACCTCTTGGGAGCTAGTGAGTATGACCACTACTAACTCTTGGTACCTAATGAGTATGACTTGGTACTGAGTCAGTATGACCACTACTACCTCTTGGTACCTAGTGAGTATGACTACTACTACCTCTTGGTACCTAGTGAGTATGACTACTACTACCTCTTGGTACCTAGTGAGTATGACTTGGTACCGAGTCAATATGACCACTACTACCTCTTGGTACCTAGTGAGTATGACCACTACTACCTCTTGGTACCTAGTGAGTATGACTTGGTACTGAGTCAGTATGAACACTACTACATCTTGGTACCTAGTGAGTATGATTTGGTACCTAGTGAGTATTATTTGGTACCTAGTGAGTATGACTTGGTACCTAGTGAGTATGATTTGGTACCTAGTAAGTATGACCACTACTACCTCTTGGTACTTAGTCAGTATGACCACTACTATCTCTTGGTACCTAGTGAGAATGACCACTACTACCTCTTGGTACTTAGTCAGTATGACCACTACTACCTCTTGGTACTTAGTCAGTATGACCACTACTACCTCTTGGTACTTAGTCAGTATGACCACTACTACCTCTTGGTACCTAGTGAGAATGACCATTACAACAACACAATAATGATGAAGGGATTCAACAGTATTTCTCCATCATAAACCTTCACTAGATTTCAACCTTCATCATTTGAAGCTCCAATAAAGTGTTCCATGAAAAACAAAGACAAGTCTTAGAGTTTCTGGAGACCACTTTGAATCTTCTCTGGAATCTCTtcattcttctttttaaaaagatTTTTCAGCTTCAAGGATTTCCTGCTTTTCTccttatttctgtttctgtcatCCTTAGCTTCAGACAAGGTGGCTGCTGACGTCTGGAAGGTCACCTTGGCAGGTGCCAGTGGTGGCtcagactctgccagacgttggGGGGAGCACTGGGGAAGGTTAGGAGTGGAGGTGGAAAGGATCTCTGGGGCTGCTGGCATGGACTTGTACGACTTCTCCAGGATTCCATCGTAAACAAGTTGGCTCAAAGGACCCATGGCAAAAATATCCACTGACGACTTCCATGGCTCTTGGGAGGTCACTGTCAGGTCTGGCTGATCGGTTTCTCCTGGGACTGAGTTGGATTCCTCTGACTCGCCCCTCACTACTCTTTGTCGCGCTGCTTTCATTGGTGATTCAACATTATCCTTGGAGATTTTACCTGCAGGTGTGACCTCGTCTTCTCTTGACGTCTGTGTGGTTCTTTTTCTGGGAGGCACCTTGCGTTCCTCTTTAGATATCCGCTTATCTATCGATGGTTCAAAAACCACCTCTGCAGAAGATGTGCGATCCATCCCTTGTTCTTTTGCCTCTCTGGGTAGAGTCTTCAGAGAAGCAGTGTCTTCACAACTCTCCAACTCTTCTTGAGAGCTCTTTCTTGAGAGCTTTACCTCAGCCATCTTCTCTTTGCCTATCCCCCGTGCAGAGGAATCAAGCTTCCTAGCTCCCCCATCCAAGGAGATTCCCATTGAATCTCTTACAATCCTTCTGGACACCAAGTCAAACGGAAATTCAGGACCTTCTTGCACCATCCTTCTTGAGACAGAGTCTATTGAAGCCCCCATCATACCTTTCGATAACATTTTATGTCTGAAATCTGATGCTTCTACTTCATCCCAAAGAATCTGTCTGAAATCCAGTGGTAAATCACTTCTATCTCGAGGTAGACTCCTTGAAAGATTGTCTGTAACTTCCTCTCTTTGGTCTCGGTCTACTTTCCTTGATGGAAATTCTGAATCAAACTCATTGGATGAGACCTTTCTAATGCCAAAATCCATTGGAACGTCCTTCTTATCTCTGGATGGCTTTCTTGCCGGAGCCTCCATTCTACACTCATCTTTTGACATCGTCAGAGGAGAACTCTCCAAAGGACTGTCCAGAACATCTTTGGCTTGCTTCCTTTCAAGACTTTCAAGATCTTCCACAGAAATTTTGCAACTTGGAGATTCCAAATCATCTTCCAAATTCTTACTCAAAGGCAAAGTGTCTGAAAGCAACTCAGTTTCATCGTGGTAGAGCCTGCGAGAGGAGGTCTCGGCAGAGGAACATGGGAACGCTTTGCTAAGAGAAGGTGAAGTGGTATAATCTGAATCCGAGAACCTTTCTTGGGAGTCTCTATTAGGAGTAAAAGGAAGAAGAAAGAATGACAGAAGGTATCAAAGCTTAAGAATATCAGAACACAATCCGGGGCAAAGACTTACTGTTTCTTGATAGTTTTACGGAAGATTACTTCATCCTCATCGAAACAAGGATAGGTAGTTCGAATCGGGATGAGAAGGTCGGGGTCGTCTGAGATCATGGTGGTTGGTGGTTGCGTAATTCCGTGACGACGTGTTTGGCGTAGAGTGGAAGTGCGAGTTCGAGGAGAAGGTTTAATTGGAGCACCTAggccaaatgtaaacaatcagcaAAGTGGATGAAGACCATTTTACAATACAATGACGGAACATTACGGGTAAAAGACTGTCCGACTCACACCGACTTTGTCTGCCCTCAACTCCCCCATTTTACTCGTGTTGTGGACATTTCCTGTTTACTGTTCCGATCAGGGAATTaggctgccgattccgatacagATCCTCCCTGCGTGGGATCGGCCGATACTTGTATTAAGTGTAAATGTGTTTATTGTGAGAGCTGTTGACAAGATAGACCATCCTCCTTTTACTTGTACGGACTGTGacactgctgacacaacaacacttAGTCAGACCTCCTGGCTGTTTCTCTACTAGACTCAGAAGTCATGTAGTGAGACCTCCTGGCTGTCTCTCTACTAGACTCAGAAGTCATGTAGTAAGACCTTCTGGCTGTCTCTCTACTAGACTCAGAAGTCATGTAGTGAGACCTCCTGGCTGTCTCTCTACTAGACTCAGAAGTGATGTAGTGAGACCTCCTGGCTGTCTCTCTAATAGACTCAGAAGTCATGTAGTGAGATCTCCTGGCTGTCTCTCTACTAGACCCAGAAGTCATGTAGTGAGACCTCCTGGCTGTCTCTTTACTAGACTCAGAAGTCATGTAGTGAGACCTCCTGGCTGTCTCTTTACTAGACTCAGAAGTCATGTAGTGAGACCTCCTGGCTGTCTCTCTACTAGACTCAGAAGTGATGTAGTGAGACCTCCTGGCTGTCTCTTTACTAGACTCAGAAGTCATGTAGTGAGACCTCCTGGCTGTCTCTCTACTAGACTCAGAAGTCATGTAGTGAGACCTCCTGGTTGTCTCTTTACTAGACTCAGAAGTCATGTAGTGAGACCTCCTGGCTGTCTCTCTACTAGACTCAGAGATACCAAGACTGAGTCACCTGGAACTGCAGAAAGTATTGATGCGGGACACTCCTCCACCAGATCCTCGATGGAGCCATGGACAGAGCTGTGCCATGAGCAGGACTGTGCATGTCCTCGGGGCAAAGAGTCAGAGTACAGCTGAGCAGTCAGGTTGGCCAGGCCAGGGTTTCTGATGACGGGGAAGCCGCACACGCGTTCAATTTGCTGCCAGCGATGAAGTCTCTCCCGCAAACAAGCGGTGACGTCTGACAAGGCGTTCCTAGAGGTGTCGAACAGTCCATGAGACACTTTTCTAGACCCCAACAAAAGTGCCTGACTCACTTTGCCTCCAGGATCTTCTGGTCCACCTGGTCTAAAGAAGAGCTGTGGGCCACATGCAGAGTCCCAAGCAAGGAGCTTCTCTTTTTCTTGATTCTTTCTGCCTGAAAGACATTTAAATGTGTTATCTTTCGTCAGAATGAAGACATGCGATGAATTGATCTGGACCGCCCATGCACCTGGACCTTAGCGCGGGTGGTGTGTTGTTGACTGACCAGGTCAAAGGTGAGTGACTGGTGAATCATTTCAAAATACACAACATGACTTTGGATCAGACAGACAGATGATGGTTagggaaaactttaaaaaaaatatttggttggAATGCAAATACTTttaaagaaaacaagcaaaaatatgttttattgttggtgctatggcgccaccttttggtggtgctgctgggtgaatgcctGCAAgggtttcctgctgtttaaagcttttaaCTGGAAGTAAAAGTGCTGTTTCTTCTTctagccgtccgtagcgtttctactcgtatgcattcttcattcatcactccaagaaacgtttgtaagttttacaatataactaaaacgagtcttacttactaaagtgtcccatgtgtgatgtctgtaggagtgttttcatgcattgttgtacatgctatcataatgtagtcaagctagcatcgttagcattagctaatatgctaacatgtttacgagtgtctgtgttattattattaacttacaatggcattctttttgtattgtttcacttccacaaattcctcagtaaattcaccaaaacgtcagcgtggagttattgagtctgtttagctgattggagagctagcttgcgcagctagtgggtccatgaccatgacttctgttttgtttgatcagctgttttactgtcttgttacagacaccgtttggaaacaattaaggtatgtaaatgaacttgctgtgtaaataagtcatttcactaCGTACAGTATATgcctgccacttatagtccagtgcggctaatatatgggaaaatattCAAAAATATAGTGGGTGCAATTTATATTCCAGGgagctctatagtccagaaaatatttatttcatgatCTTCGTGTTTATTTCATCagtctttgtgtttatttcatgatctttgtgtttatttcatcagtctttgtgtttatttcacgagtctttgtgtttatttgatcagtctttgtgtttatttcacaagtctttgtgtttatttgatcagtctttgtgtttatttcattatctttgtgtttattttgtgaatgtttgtgtttatttcgtcagtccttgtgtttatttcatcagtctttgtgtttatttcatcagtctttgtgtttatttaatcagtctttgtgtttatttcacaagtctttgtgtttatttgatcagtctttgtg
The Entelurus aequoreus isolate RoL-2023_Sb linkage group LG18, RoL_Eaeq_v1.1, whole genome shotgun sequence DNA segment above includes these coding regions:
- the LOC133633445 gene encoding stromal interaction molecule 2-like, yielding MDLFMMDLFMMDLFMTDLFMTDLFVDANLELGGLCVQRKYIRQHHRDLGLPDVLNEVDLVIQVRPVLQFIIEDMKQQQTHKHSHLHREDQHITVEELWKGWKSSEVHNWTQDQVLHWLREFVELPQYEKNFKDFKVNGNTLPRIAANEPSFLSSQLRVQDQRDKQKLNIKALDVVLFGAPTRPPHNYMKDLLLMVSVVMGVGGCWFAQVQNKSSKVHISKMMKDLESLQRAEQSLLDMQEQLERAHEEKRNVAEEKQNLEEKMRDEIMDAQEEAYRLQELRQGAVSELSRLRYAEEELVQVRGALKQAEKDMWATWSASDALQQWLQLTHEVEVQYYNVKKHSAELQLATAKEEAERIKKKRSSLLGTLHVAHSSSLDQVDQKILEAKNALSDVTACLRERLHRWQQIERVCGFPVIRNPGLANLTAQLYSDSLPRGHAQSCSWHSSVHGSIEDLVEECPASILSAVPGAPIKPSPRTRTSTLRQTRRHGITQPPTTMISDDPDLLIPIRTTYPCFDEDEVIFRKTIKKQDSQERFSDSDYTTSPSLSKAFPCSSAETSSRRLYHDETELLSDTLPLSKNLEDDLESPSCKISVEDLESLERKQAKDVLDSPLESSPLTMSKDECRMEAPARKPSRDKKDVPMDFGIRKVSSNEFDSEFPSRKVDRDQREEVTDNLSRSLPRDRSDLPLDFRQILWDEVEASDFRHKMLSKGMMGASIDSVSRRMVQEGPEFPFDLVSRRIVRDSMGISLDGGARKLDSSARGIGKEKMAEVKLSRKSSQEELESCEDTASLKTLPREAKEQGMDRTSSAEVVFEPSIDKRISKEERKVPPRKRTTQTSREDEVTPAGKISKDNVESPMKAARQRVVRGESEESNSVPGETDQPDLTVTSQEPWKSSVDIFAMGPLSQLVYDGILEKSYKSMPAAPEILSTSTPNLPQCSPQRLAESEPPLAPAKVTFQTSAATLSEAKDDRNRNKEKSRKSLKLKNLFKKKNEEIPEKIQSGLQKL